A genome region from Lucilia cuprina isolate Lc7/37 chromosome 3, ASM2204524v1, whole genome shotgun sequence includes the following:
- the LOC111675249 gene encoding thioredoxin domain-containing protein 17-like — translation MVRKEYTKGFEGYQKSVEELYKDKNTQLYIYFTGEKDSNGVSWCPDCNDAQPFVDEAVEKFATPESILLTVDVGDRPFWKDMKNPFRHDSNIKLMVIPTLVRWKSVVRLEGDQLTKMDLLDMFFNEE, via the exons ATGGTGCGCAAAGAATATACTAAAGGCTTTGAAGGTTATCAAAAATCCGTGGAGGAATTGTACAAAGATAAAAATACTCAATTGTATATTTACTTTACTGGAGAAAAAGATAGTAATGGTGTTAGCTGGTGTCCCGATTGCAATGATG ctCAACCTTTCGTGGATGAGGCTGTAGAGAAATTTGCCACTCCGGAATCTATTTTACTTACCGTAGATGTGGGTGATAGGCCTTT ctGGAAAGACATGAAAAATCCTTTCCGTCATGATTCCAATATAAAACTTATGGTCATTCCTACTTTAGTGCGCTGGAAGAGTGTGGTGCGTTTGGAGGGTGATCAATTAACTAAAATGGATTTATTAGATATGTTTTTCAATGAAGAATAA